Proteins found in one Desulfovibrio sp. genomic segment:
- a CDS encoding UxaA family hydrolase has product MAIQFLVHEPGDMVGVVVVEGVKAGQELSGWVMEGDKTLVVKVLSDIPIGHKVALKDMNSGDTVIKYGIDIGKAVAPIKAGEHLHVHNVKTKRW; this is encoded by the coding sequence ATGGCTATCCAGTTCCTAGTTCACGAACCTGGCGACATGGTCGGGGTCGTTGTGGTCGAAGGTGTCAAAGCCGGGCAAGAGCTCTCCGGTTGGGTGATGGAAGGCGACAAAACGCTCGTGGTGAAAGTTCTGAGCGACATTCCCATCGGGCACAAGGTCGCTCTGAAAGACATGAATTCGGGCGACACCGTAATCAAGTACGGCATCGACATCGGCAAGGCCGTAGCCCCCATCAAAGCCGGCGAACATCTGCACGTTCACAACGTCAAGACCAAGAGGTGGTAG